The Spiroplasma citri genomic sequence CTGTTTTTCCACGATGTTTAACTTTATGAACTCGCTTTGGTATTCCGCATTTACTGCATTTAATCATAATATTGATTTTTTCCATTTTTAGTTTCTCCAATCTAATATTTAACGATTGATTTATTAATATAACTAAGTGAAACAAAACAAGGACAACACCTTTACTAAGTTAGTATGTGTGTTATTTACTAATTTCTTAATTTAATACGGTTTTTTTCAGAAAGGAAACAACTTTTTATTATTTTAAAAATTATAAATATATAAAGATGCTGTCCTTGTTTTGAATCAATTAGTTATTTTGGGTTTTTTCAAATAAAAAAACAACCCTTTAATAAAAGTTGTTTTGGCGAATTTCATTTTACAATATACAATATAATAAATAATTAAGAAAAATAGTATGTAAGAAAAGGGAAAATTTAAATTTTCCCTTTTCTTACATTAAATTGTTAAAAATAAGCATATTTTTTATTATTAACTTAAAAATATTGCTAATTCAAAATAATTATGATAAAGTAAATATTGTAAATGATTTTAAAAATATCAATACTATTTTTAAAATAAATGACTTTAATTAATCTAATTAAATAATAGGAAAGAAAATTTTGATATGGGTTTTACATTAGAAATGAAAGAAAGTTTGAAAAAAACTTATAAATCAATTAAAAAAGGAATTAATTCATTTTTAAAAAAACTTGGTTTTAATAAAAAAGATGCAGCTGAATTTACAGATAAATTGCTTAAAGATGGCGGAAAAGAAATAGCAAAACGCCAAGCAATGACAAAAAAACAAGCCCAAATTCATAACCAAGTTAAAGCACAATCTCCAGAAGTTAATCAAGAAGTTTTCAGAAACTTTATGGATGTTATGAATGAATTACATGAAAAAACACAAGAAAAAACTGAAGAACAATCATACGATAGATAATTTAAAAAATTATCCATTGTTTACTATAAAGTTGCCTTAATAATCTAGATTATATCTAGATTTTTTTTAATTTGTATTGTAAAGATTCAAGTAGGTAATACCAACCTTGTTAATATGATATTATATCTTTTATTTTAAAATACAATATTTTTTCAAAAAAAATTATTTTTTTAAATATAAGTTAATGGCTGTATAAATTATTTAAGGGTATTTAATATATTTTAAGAAATTATGGAATAAATAATTTACATAATTAATTTAAAAATACCATGTTTAATTTTATTGTCAACAAATTTTTATATTTTTTTAAATTTAATCACAACAAAAAAATGCATTGCATTTTTATTAAAATTATTTAACTTAAAAATAAAATTAATAAAGATGTAAGTTTTGTTGTTCAGTTTTATTAAAATTATTATATAAAATACTATTATTTTCTGGTGGTTGCTCTGATTTTTTAAAATCCTTAATATTTTTTCTTAATTTTATCATACTAGTATTCAATTTATTTTTAACATTTTTTTCGCTATAAATTCCTTTTTTAGAAAATATACCCTTAGCACAATGTGAAATATCACTCTCCATATGACACCCAATATTATTTCATAATGTTTGATTTTTAATACCCTCTTCGTTATTTTTAATTAGGTTAATTGTTTTAATAAAATATTCTTTTTTTGAATCGGAAATAAATGGCTTGCTCTCTTTTAAACACTGTAATAATTCCTCATATTTTCCGTTATAAAAATAATAAATAGCATTATCAAATATTTCTTTAATTTCTGCGGTTTTGCTTTGAAAAGGAAATAAATTTTCAAACCTACTTTTAAGATGAAATTTATCTATTGTATAATGAACTTTGTTATTAGGAAAACGATTTGCAATAACTTTTTTAACCCCTTTAATTCAATTTGCTCCATCACCTAAAATCATAATTTCGGTATCATCTTGAATATTATAATTACTTATTATCAAAAGTATTAATTTAACAACAAAACGGGTTAATTTTGTTTTTTTAAAATATAAATTGGAATATTATCTATTTCGTAAACACCTAACTTATTTGCAATTACATGTCTTTTTTCGGTTGATTTTTCTTGATCATATCCAGTGTGAACGGTAGAAATTAAGGTATGTTTTTTAATCTTTTTTCCTTCATATCACACTTTCATTTTTAAGTATGTTCCATCCACTTGAATATATAAAGTATGCGGAACATTTATTTTGATATTGGTATTATTAATATAATATTTGTCGTTTGTTGTTGCGTTTTTTATAGTATTTGAAATTGTCATTAAACTAATTTTTGCTTGTTCTAAGGCATCTAAAATATCGCGGTATTTTTTATCATCACTTAAAAACAATAAAATTCTTTTTTTGACGTCATTCACCAGTCTTTGTCATTTTTTAATTCCTAAAACTTCATCTAAAATAAAAATATATTCTTCTTTCCCTGTTATTGGATTAATTTTATAATATCGTCGTCTGCAAAATGTTATTTTACCTTATTATTAATATCCATTTAAAGTAATTAATGTTTTTGTTCTTATTTCTTTTACTCGATAATGTTTAAATTTATCATATTTTTGAAAATTTTGAAAAATAAGATCATCTCACTTTTCTAACCTATATGAAATTTCTCCAACAACATATCTATTCAAATCTTCATATGTTTTATTAAAAAAGTTGTCACCATTAATAATTTTAAAGTTGTTTCCTTTCCTGATTTAAAAATAAATCATCACACACATTAAAATAAACACCTAAAAAAGCAAGTTATTTTTAACTTGTTTTTCCAATATTTAATTTTTTTAATATTATTTAATACAATTTTGATACTTTTTTGATAACAAAAATATTATATCTTAATTTAAAATAAAAAAACAAGATTTTTAATCTTGCTTATAATAATTTTCGTTAAAATAAATTTTTAAATAATATTTAAAATCAGAATCATCATCACTAAAATAAAAAAGACATTCTTTACAATTATAATAATTTTTATAACAAATGTAGCAACATGGGCTATTACATACAATACATTCATATCCTTTTTTTGCTTTTCTATAACACAACCCTCTTGCACCAGTAAATTGACATTTTTCATCGTTAACATGTTTATTATATTTTTCTCAAAATATTTCTTTAAAAAATTCATTTTCTTTTTTTATTTGTTCTTCACTTTTTGGTTTATATTCAAAAAAAGATTTTATTTCTGCTACAATTTTTTCAAATTCAGTTTCAAATTCAGTTTTAGATTCTTTTTCCACTTTTTCCTCCACTTGTTCTTTTTTTCTTTTAATAACATATTATCAAAAAAAATAAATTTTTATCATTATTCTTTGTATATATTTATATTCATTATATAATTTTTATATAAATAAAATATCAAGAAAGGACTGGTTTTTTATGAAAAAATGATTAAGTTTTTTAGGAGCAATTACATTACTAGGTACAAGCACAACAAGTTTAGTTGCTTGTAATAATATACCACAATATAACGAAGATGAATTACAACAACTAAAAAAAGAAAACCAAATATACACAAATTGCCAAGAAATAAAAGAAAACTTAGAATGAATTTGCCCTCAAGAAAAACCATTTAATCAAGTTGATAATAAATGATATTATGTAATATGGCGAGAAGATAATTCTGTTAATTGAAAAATTGATAAATTTAAAAATAATAGATTAGAATATATTAAAATTAATAAAATTAATGATTATGAAATAGGAGTTTCTAACAATAGAGAAGAAAACCGAGTATTATTCATTTTTAAAGAAAATAAAGAAATTGTAAGATGAAATTGATGAAATTATAATAATAAAACTTTCTTTAAATCAGTTTATCGTTGAAATTTATATTTCCCACCTTCATCAATCCCTAATTTAATTATCGATGATAATGGTAATGTAAAAGTTAATAGTGAATAAAAAAGCAATTTTTACTAAATTGCTTTTTTAATTTATTTAATTTTCTTTTTCATCATCTTTTTTAATTATTTTGTTGATATTATTTTCTTTATTTTCATCTAACAAAATACATTCATTATTAATTTTTTCTTTTAATTTTAGCATTAGTTTATTAATTTCAGTGAATAAAATTGGCAATCCCAATGTTAAACCGTGAACTATTCAATATGCTAATCGTAGAAAAAATAACTTAGTCTTTTTCTTTTTCATTTTTATTACCATCCTTATTTTTTTGTCTGATATTTATTTTGTTGTTATTAGCCAATTTATTATTTATAATTGTAATAACATCTAATTTCGTATTAATATTATTAATTTCAATTTTAAAGTCTTTTATTTTTCCTTTAAAAATAATTTTTTAACTTCAATTTTTAAATTATTACTATATATTTCAATTCAATCTTTTAATTTTTCTAACATTATTCATCCCCCTCAATAACAGTTAATTGGTCTAATTGTTCTTTTGTAATTTAGCACCTTGTAAATTAGCATCTATTAAATCTAATGCTTCATATTCTAAATAATCACTTATTTTATCTTGTTCAACAGTAACTCCTGTTAAATCTTTAATTAAATCTTGTAATGTTTTCATTTTATAATTTCCTTTCTGTAAAAAAACATAATATTCCTTTATTGGTTAATATTTTGATATTTAGTAGATAATTTATTTTATTATTTACTTACTTCGCCGCCCGCTTCACTTCGGGGGTGAGCGGGGGCGGATAGGATATTTTGATAGAGTTTACCGCCACCACCACGGAAATAAACAAAAAAAACAATTTACCCAGTTATTAATTACGCTTTATCCATCCCTACACAACTTTATATAAAGAAAATAACCTTTTGGAGCTCCTCCCTCTTGTTTTTTAGTGTCCGATATTGTTTTTTTCGGTTTAACAGCACTCTTTTTATGAAACAAGCAAAAACACACGCTCTGACATTTCGCAAGTGATTAATCTTGCCGAGAATTAAAGAAATAAATAGAATAGTAAATCCAATCACTTTCACACCTTCTTTAAGGCTTCGTGCCATAGATGAGTTATCCATCTTTAAGCATCAAAATATTAAGTTTTAGTATTGCATTATTCATCAGATAGTACCTTTTATTTAAAAATGATATTATTAGCTGTTAAACCGAAAAAATATAATAAATCATAGAAAGGAAATTATAAAAATTAACTAATTAATGGAGAAAATAGGTTAATTTTTAATTTTAAAGGTACTATCTGATGAATAATGCAATTAAAAAAATCGCTCTGATAAGCGATTACTTTAATTTGTATTTAATTACTTTATTTATATTTTTTATAAAACCTCAACTTTTTTCTTACTACCTAATTTTTTAACAATATCAGGGTAAAGGTAAGGTGGATCAGTTAATATTAAGTCAATACTTTTATCAGGTATTTTTTTTAATATTTCTAAACTATCACCTAAATATAATTCACCTAAATTAGTTTTCATAATATTACCTCTCATAATTAGCAATAATAATGGCATCGCGGAGATGATTACTTATTTTTTCATTATTATAAAATCAACCTTTACCATATTGATAAGTTAAATCAGGATCTTTATCATATTTTCATAAACAACTATTATTATATTTACTTAAATTTTCCATATTTTTAACAACTGATTTAGTATATTTTGGTGATACTCAATTAATAATTTCATAACGGTCTTTGTCAATTGCACCTAATAACTTTAATAAGTCATCTCTATCTTTTGAACCATTATTATTTGTATATAAACAATTTTCTATATAAAGAAAACAATCTTCTTCAATAAGATCAAAATCAATTATAAAATCAAGTATATAGTTTGCGTGATTTAATCAAAATTTATCTGTATAAAGAATTTGTTTTTTTAAAATATTATCTTCATACACAACAATACCAGTAGTACCAGTACCTGATGGGTCAATACCTATTTTTATCAAGTTGCTCATTCCTCATCATTATTAACTGCTGGTACTACATTTGAGATATCTTCTTCTTTAACGACATTATCGTTAGTGTTTGCTATTTCTGGATAAGATGGGGTATTTATATTATTTAATAATGGTTCATCGCTCATTTGCCCTTTATTTTTGGCGACATCAATATCTTTAAATGAAATATATTCAAAATTACCATCTTCTTTAATTTCTTTTTCATCTAAATCAATATCATATATATCAGTCCCAATTTCTAATGCTAATTTACGATATAATTTTGCTTCAACCATTTCTTTTGGTCATTTATTTCAAGGTGAATATTCACTATTACCACTAGGACTACTATTTCTTAAACGATCAATATCTGCTTTTCTTAATAAAATACCTTGATAATTTCCATTTTTATCTTTTGCAAAAGCATAAGCACCAATAATTTCATTATAATCACTAGTATTTGCATTAAAATTAATTTCATGTATTTTAGGACATGAATTTAAACTATCTCATTCAAATTTTTCACCTTGTAAAGTTGTTTTTCAAATAAAAAAGCAACCCTTTAACAAGAATTGCTTTTTTTCCTACTTCATCCTTTATTCTACAATTTTTAAACAATATCATAACAACATAGATAGCATTCTTATTTTTTGTAAATAATATTATCACGATGTCAATATTTATATTTTTTAGATTTATCAATTTTAGCAGTTCTAACTTTCGCTACAATTCATAAAACTCCATCAATATTAATAAGCAAAGTTGTTTTTTTACCATTATTTAATTCAAACATATGATATTTTTTGTTTTGTTTGTTTCAAATTATTGATAAAACTTTATAAATGACATGATCAGTTGCATAAGCGACTCCTTTAAAGAATGTTAATAAAACTATTAAAGTAAACATTAAATCTGTTAAATAATGTGTTCTTGAAAGAATTTGCATAAATCCCATCATTGCAATATTTGCGATAAAAAATCCAAATATTAATCATTTTCAATAAGTAATCTTTTGTTTACGTTTTTCATTCATGAAATATAACAAAAAACCATAGACAGGCATTGATGATGAATTCATATGACCAGATGGAAAAGCCTTATCACTTCAATGATGCGTTCCTTCGCCCGCTTTACCTAATAAGAAATCTCAATATTCAGCTTTAAAACCTTGAATTTGTCATCAATCTAAATATTCGGCATTAACAATATTAGTTGGTTTATTTGACCAATTATCTGGTAAATGGTCAATAACATATTGATAATCAACATGAACTCAATATGGTCGCCCAAAGAAAGTTTTTAAAAGCGGATCAAAAATAATCCCAAAAAACGCAAATACTACAAATATTTTTAACGCATCAATTCAATAATTATTAGTTAATAAATCATCTCTTTTTGAAAATTTAACTCTTAAAAACCAAGCAATCACACCCATTAAGATAACTTCAATACTAAGTTGAATTGTCATTGCGGCAATTGTACTTGTTCCATCAAGTCCAAATCAATAATCTCTTCCTTTACCACCAAAAGCGGGAAATGTTGATTGCTGATAAATCATTCTACTAATAATTAAGGTAAATAAAATTATAAATAAAGCATAAACGGTAATAATGATAATTTTTAAAAATTTAAATTTCGATTTATATTTAATATTTAAACTTTCTAATAAAATCCCAACTCCTGCAAACATAAATGGAACTGTCATCGTATAAGCTAGTTTATCTCAAAATAAACTTAACCAACTGACAATGCCATTATCATTTAAATCAGCAATCACTTTTGCGATTTGTTGATCTCAAATACTTCCTACGATAAAAAGTGTTATAACAACAGTTAAGGCAATAATTTTCAATATTTTAAAAACAAATTTATCCTTACTATTTTTATTAATAAATGCAGAACTGTCGACATAGAACTTTTGATTTGTATTTCTCTTAAAATTTAGCATATTCATAGAACCATTATATCATATAAAAAAAGCAGCACCTTATCTTTTCCAATTATTTGCCTAATTTTTAATCTTAAGTCGATAATTTACTAAATGGAATTCCACAAAAATGATTCATTTACAATTTACAGTTAAAATAAACGTAATTTATACTTTCATGGTCGAAAAAATAAAAGTAAGCAAACTATTGATAATCGAGGTAAATTAACTAATTTTCGAACTATTGCAGAATCTAAACATAATAAAAATGATTTGGTTGATTTGAAATGGATAGAATAGTAGGCAAAGATTTGAAATCTGTTTGTTTGGTTTTAACTGAGCAATTAACTAAATTTGAAATTGTAAGAAAATTAAATGACAAAACACCAAACGAAGTAATTAGAGTTATTAAGAATATTTTTCAAACTAGTATTTTAAAGAAAATAGTTAAAGGTATTATAATTGATCAAGGTAAAGAGTTTTCAAAATGAAAACAAATTGAAGCTTATATTGGTACTAAAGTTTATTTTTGTGATAAAGGTAAACCTACTCAAAAAACCTATTGTTGAAAGAATTAATCGTGATTTAAGACATTGATTTCCTAAGGGGATTAATTAGATATTTATTCACAACAACACTATGATGAAATAGTTAATATAATAAATGAAAGACCACGACCATGTTTAGGGTGATATTCATCTAAAAATTTATTTATAAAGATAATACAAAATAATAAATTAGTTATATAACGTTACTTTTTTTAAATACATAAATTTTGTCTACTCTTGTTACTTTACCAGATCTAACACCTAATGAGTTAGTAGCTTTTAATTTTTGCTTTATACTATCTTCATAAATTTTAATTAATTCTAAATCAGTTAAATAGCTAAATTCATTTCATATATTTTCAAATGAATATTCAATTTTATCTGTTTTTTTAACATCACCAATTACTAATACAATTGTAGATTCTTTATCACATATTTCTGATATGTTACTTAAATATTGCAACATAAAACTCTTATATTCATTAATACCATGACGATCATCTAATTTAATATTTTTATTTTCTTATTTAGTATTAAAACCAAGCATTCACATTTTTAATCAATTTTGCTGAGTATAATTAATTATATTTAAATATAGAGGAGATGTAAAAACTAATTTTATTTGAGTATTATTATAAAATTTAGATTTTTTCATTATGTATTTAGTCTATCACAAATTTTATCAAAAACATTATCTTCAGGTTTTATTAAATTATGTTTTAAAGCATAATTTTTTACATAATTTGCAGACATTGATGTATGATTACTCATACTTAAAGAAAGATAAATACTTTTCCCTGTTTTTCTCATTGGACCATGCATAATTCCTAATGAAATAGCTAAAATAAAATTATCTTCATCTGATAAGTTTACAAAATTTTCACCATATGTTTTTTTATAAATAACATTTGTTTTAAATTTATATCACTATAGTAAATCCTTAAATCCTGATTAATTTTATCTAAATTAATCTCTTTTTCTTTTGTTTGTAAATATTTTAATTCTCATTCATTAATTCTTTTAATTATTTGATTTTCATTAAAACTTTTTTGCCTTAGCACGGCTAAGCACATATGCAAAAGGATTTAATTCTACTTAATATGCTTGTTTATTCATAATTCTTGCTTGTAATAATGTAGTGCCTCTACCAGAAAATGTATCTAAAACTATATCATTATCATTAGGAGCATATTCATTAATAAAATATTCAGCTAGTGCTGAAAAAAACATAGCTACATAAAAACAAATACGGTGCATTCAGTCACCCCAAAGTCGGCTATGTTTTTTTCAAGTTTCATTATCTAATAAATTAATAATAGTATTATTTTTTATATTTTTTAATTTAACAGAATTATTTTTTTCCTTCATTTTGCATCACCAGAGTTTTTTATTATAGCTTTTATTTTTAATATTACAAAATTTTTTATTCTATAGATGTTTCATCTAAAAGTCATATCCTAATAATTTTTATTAACAAATCAAATTGAGTATTTAAAGATTCTCAAGCTAGTTCTGAATTTTTTTTATTATTTAAATAAAAATATGCATGGATTATAGTATTAGGAATATTATTGTTTTTTCCTTTTATCATATTATCTATATACCCTATTTGAGTTTTAAGTTTTTTATATTTTAATTCTGATTCATTTATTTTACAATCAAGATATAATGTATCTAAAATCTCTGTAGAAGATATTTTATGTTTTGAAATCATTTTTTTTAAAAATTTCATATATAATCTGTTTTAAAATTCTTAAAAATTTCTAACATTATTTCTTTTTCTTCTTTTCTAATAAGATTAAATTTATCATCTGGAAAAGGATATGGAACATTTCATTTTTTTCTGTATCTGATAATTTGTCCCAAATATTAATTAGTTTTAATCTAAAATTAGGAGATTTGACTATAGAATATACACTTAAAAGTTCTAAAGATGATCTTATAATAACAGAAGAAACTAAAAATGGATAATTTTCAGATTTTACTTTTAAAATATCAAATAAAGATGTTATATTATTTTTTCACATTTCTAATAATCCATTTTTAATACCATCTGTTTTATTTTGTTTTGTTGAAACCAATTTTTTATGCGTTTGTTTTAAATTTATTATATTTTTCTCGTATTTAATAAATTCATTTTGAATATCTGTTCTTTTTTCAATTGGTGTTTGTTTTGCTAATTATATTTCTTGTCTTATTGTATGAGTACTGTTATTACTTGAATCTAAATTTTCTAAAATAAATTCATATAAAATATATAAAGCTTTCTCTTCATTTCAACCACGAATTGAATAATTTCCATTTTTAAGATTTGTTATAAGAAATAAATATAATTTTTCTTTAGAAATTTTTTGAATTGTAACCATTCATTTTTCAACACTAACAGATATTCCAAATAATTTAGATAAAGTACGTAGCTCATCATCATATTCAACTTTTATTGTTGAACGTGCTAATTCTAAAGCTGAAATATTATCACTATTTTCGTTTATATTAATTTGACTATTTTTATCAAGCTGATTATATGTGTATACTACATCTGTAACTCATAATGAATTACTTAAATCAGTTTCTAAAGATTCCTTTGATTTATTAAACCTATAACTTAAATTTGTTTTAATTTCTGATATTTCCATTTTTTTATTATCTTTATAAATTGCATCCTGTAATCGAAGTGCAACAAATCAATTCTGAAAGGAGTTGATTTTTTATTGAAAAGAAACATTATTTTATTTTGCGGTCCTTAGTAATTAAGTATGGAAAAGATATTGTTATTAATACTGTAAATAAGATAGTAATTAATAATGTAAAAGAAAATGAATAAATTATCCGCGTAATTTATTAGCGGTAATTTATTCAATATAGTTTATTTTGAGCGTAGCGAACACGCGGAGCGTGACGCGATATTTAAAAATTTTGAAAGGAGATATATTATGCCAACTTGATTAACGACAATATTTAGTGTTGTTATTGTATTAGCAATTTTTCTTTATTTTGGTTTATTAATTTACCAAAAAATTCGTCAAATTCGAGGAAAGAAAAAAGATAAAAAAGAAATTGAAAGAAAGGAGAGTAATAAATAATGTTAGGTATGTATTTAACAACAGCGTTTAATTTTTTAACAGCATCTACACCTAAAACTATGTCTGAGGGTATGACTGGTATTTGAACTGGTTTATCTAGTGCATTATGAAAAGTTAAAGAAGGTATAACAAATATTTTACCTGAGATAATGGTTTTCTTAGGTGAAGCGTGAATTATATTAATTCCATTTGCTATATTTTGTATTATTAAAATCTTAAACTTTTTCCGTGTTATGGTTAAAGGATTTTAATATTTATTATAATCGATCATATATCTTAGTTAAGGCACACTAGCTTTTATGTGAATTAAATAAATAATTTTATTGTTTATTTTTACACTATACACTGTTTACAAATTTATTTTTTAATAAACTTTATTACTATCGTTAATATTGGGATAATAAAAATCTCTATTATACATATAAATTTAACTATATTTTCTATAGTTGATAAATCTATATTGTTTATTATTCATAATATTGAGTCTGTTATGAAAAATATTTTTTTAGTAGGATTTAATAAAAATAAGAATATTTCTATTAAGGGTCATACTAGTAATAGATTTGGGAAATAAATTTTTATAATATTTTTTATAAATATACCTACTTTTTTTTAAAATTTGTGAACAGTGTATAGTGTAAAAATAAACAATAAAATTATTTATTTAATTCACATAAAAGCTAGTGTGCCTTAACTAAGATATATAATCGATTATAATAAATATTAAAATCCTTTAACCATAACACGGAAAAAGTTTAAAATTTTAATAATACAAAATATAGCAAATGGAATTAATATAATTCACGCTTCACCTAAGAAAACCATTATCTCAGGTAAAATATTTGTTATACCTTCTTTAACTTTTCATAATGCACTAGATAAACCAGTTCAAATACCAGTCATACCCTCAGACATAGTTTTAGGTGTAGGTGCTGTTAAAAAATTAAACGCTGTTGTTAAATACATACCTAACATTATTTATTACTCTCCTTTCTTTCAATTTCTTTTTTATCTTTTTTCTTTCCTCGAATTTGTTTAATTTTTTGGTAAATTGATAAACCAATATAAGTAAAAATACTTAATATAATAACAACACTAAATATTGTCGTTAATCAAGTTGGCATAATACATCTCCTTTCTAAAAAATATCGCGTCACGCTCCGCGTGTTCGCTACGCTCAAAATAAACAATATTGAATAAATTACCGCTAATAAATTACGCGGATAATTTATTCATTTTCTTTTAAATTATTAATTACTATCTTATTTACAGTATTAATAACAATATCTTTTCCATACTTAGTTACTAAGGACCGCAAAATAAAATAATGTTTCTTTTCAATAAAAAATCAACTCCTTTCAGAATTGATTTGTTGCACTTCGATTACATGATGCCATTCTAAGACACTATTCCCCATCGCAACAGTATAACCAACAATTTTAGCAAGTTCCAGGTCATTATAATTATCACCATAAAAAATAAACTGTTGTGGATCATACTCTTTTAAAACACATAATTTTTTAAAAGCATTACCCTTATTAATATTTAATGCTTGGATATCAAATAAATCTTTTTGAGAGAAAACACCATCAACCTCATTTTTAAATGGCTGATAAATAGCTTGCACTTGTTCTAATTCAGCGGATGAATTAAAAGGAAACAAAATTTTTAAAACTTCAATTTCATTATTTTTTAATAATGATACATAATCAGTTTCAGTATCAATTGGAATGAGATAATTATCATTATCTAATTGCGCATTATAT encodes the following:
- a CDS encoding HAD-IIB family hydrolase — protein: MNLVKKYPYIITDLDGTIAGKGYLINPETYEALQTYQLASNYHLFLASGRLDLMAKEYFAKLKIKTPIISCNGALIRDSLTNEILYQQPLPQALALAVLTNAIEGNVDHIVYTANMVYGHPGSSRIAFMLKYNAQLDNDNYLIPIDTETDYVSLLKNNEIEVLKILFPFNSSAELEQVQAIYQPFKNEVDGVFSQKDLFDIQALNINKGNAFKKLCVLKEYDPQQFIFYGDNYNDLELAKIVGYTVAMGNSVLEWHHVIEVQQINSERSWFFIEKKHYFILRSLVTKYGKDIVINTVNKIVINNLKENE
- a CDS encoding UPF0236 family transposase-like protein translates to MILGDGANWIKGVKKVIANRFPNNKVHYTIDKFHLKSRFENLFPFQSKTAEIKEIFDNAIYYFYNGKYEELLQCLKESKPFISDSKKEYFIKTINLIKNNEEGIKNQTLWNNIGCHMESDISHCAKGIFSKKGIYSEKNVKNKLNTSMIKLRKNIKDFKKSEQPPENNSILYNNFNKTEQQNLHLY
- a CDS encoding recombinase RecT — encoded protein: MLKGCFFIWKTTLQGEKFEWDSLNSCPKIHEINFNANTSDYNEIIGAYAFAKDKNGNYQGILLRKADIDRLRNSSPSGNSEYSPWNKWPKEMVEAKLYRKLALEIGTDIYDIDLDEKEIKEDGNFEYISFKDIDVAKNKGQMSDEPLLNNINTPSYPEIANTNDNVVKEEDISNVVPAVNNDEEWATW
- a CDS encoding lipoprotein — protein: MKKWLSFLGAITLLGTSTTSLVACNNIPQYNEDELQQLKKENQIYTNCQEIKENLEWICPQEKPFNQVDNKWYYVIWREDNSVNWKIDKFKNNRLEYIKINKINDYEIGVSNNREENRVLFIFKENKEIVRWNWWNYNNKTFFKSVYRWNLYFPPSSIPNLIIDDNGNVKVNSE
- a CDS encoding phosphatase PAP2 family protein; amino-acid sequence: MLNFKRNTNQKFYVDSSAFINKNSKDKFVFKILKIIALTVVITLFIVGSIWDQQIAKVIADLNDNGIVSWLSLFWDKLAYTMTVPFMFAGVGILLESLNIKYKSKFKFLKIIIITVYALFIILFTLIISRMIYQQSTFPAFGGKGRDYWFGLDGTSTIAAMTIQLSIEVILMGVIAWFLRVKFSKRDDLLTNNYWIDALKIFVVFAFFGIIFDPLLKTFFGRPYWVHVDYQYVIDHLPDNWSNKPTNIVNAEYLDWWQIQGFKAEYWDFLLGKAGEGTHHWSDKAFPSGHMNSSSMPVYGFLLYFMNEKRKQKITYWKWLIFGFFIANIAMMGFMQILSRTHYLTDLMFTLIVLLTFFKGVAYATDHVIYKVLSIIWNKQNKKYHMFELNNGKKTTLLINIDGVLWIVAKVRTAKIDKSKKYKYWHRDNIIYKK
- a CDS encoding DNA methyltransferase — its product is MKEKNNSVKLKNIKNNTIINLLDNETWKKHSRLWGDWMHRICFYVAMFFSALAEYFINEYAPNDNDIVLDTFSGRGTTLLQARIMNKQAY